One genomic region from Siniperca chuatsi isolate FFG_IHB_CAS linkage group LG18, ASM2008510v1, whole genome shotgun sequence encodes:
- the ch25hl2 gene encoding cholesterol 25-hydroxylase-like protein 2 translates to MSTDRLLRTEALSWMSDEDNVTGGQSRGLVLQPAWDYLYQNHHDLLRSPLFPVALSVTTYFFLVGLYTVLDLLAPTWPCINRYRLHPDRPVTWPHIWTTLGVTIYNHLLYIFPAAVAQWLWRPPTPLPCEAPTFWSFCLGILGCMVVFDFQYYLWHLLHHRVPWLYRTFHAVHHQYNQPFSLVTQYLSGWELFNVGFWATIDPILLQCHCLTTWGFMVFNVYVSTEDHSGYDFPWSMHNLVPFGLWGGAPKHDAHHQRPNTNFAPFFSHWDWLGGTHTGPTPSSHAATGEQDEMKGRKE, encoded by the coding sequence TTATCCTGGATGTCGGATGAGGACAACGTGACTGGGGGCCAGTCCCGGGGCTTGGTCCTGCAGCCCGCTTGGGACTACCTCTACCAGAACCACCACGACCTCCTGAGGAGCCCTCTCTTTCCCGTGGCCCTCTCCGTCACCACCTACTTCTTCCTGGTTGGTCTTTACACTGTGCTGGATCTGCTGGCTCCCACCTGGCCCTGCATTAACCGCTACAGGCTCCACCCTGACAGACCCGTCACCTGGCCTCACATCTGGACTACCCTGGGTGTCACCATCTACAACCATCTGCTCTACATCTTTCCCGCTGCAGTCGCCCAGTGGCTGTGGAGGCCGCCCACCCCGTTGCCCTGTGAGGCACCCACTTTCTGGAGCTTCTGCCTGGGCATCCTGGGCTGCATGGTGGTCTTTGACTTCCAGTATTACCTGTGGCATCTGCTGCACCACCGGGTACCGTGGTTATACCGCACATTCCATGCCGTGCACCACCAGTACAACCAGCCTTTCAGCCTAGTCACCCAGTACCTGTCTGGCTGGGAGTTATTCAACGTGGGATTTTGGGCTACAATAGACCCCATCCTGCTCCAGTGCCACTGCCTCACAACTTGGGGCTTCATGGTCTTCAACGTCTACGTTTCCACCGAGGACCACTCCGGCTATGACTTCCCGTGGTCCATGCATAACCTGGTGCCCTTTGGCCTCTGGGGTGGTGCACCCAAGCACGATGCTCACCACCAGCGTCCCAACACTAACTTTGCCCCATTCTTCTCTCACTGGGACTGGCTGGGGGGCACCCACACTGGGCCAACTCCCTCCAGCCACGCTGCCACGGGAGAGCAAGACGAGATGAAAGGTAGAAAAGAGTAA
- the f2rl1.2 gene encoding coagulation factor II (thrombin) receptor-like 1, tandem duplicate 2 has translation MGKLTQSRQGRRVRRDVRTVGLGVCPSSCRCYSTYKKLLTVDGNKERESVADMDFTRLLSLLILFCWFSVSDAKGKGRGFIGFQDPENSGQVVVDQATSDTLKSSLTTVFLPITYIIVFAVGLPANGMAIWVFLFRTKKKHPSSIYMANLALSDLLFVIWTPLKISYHLNGNNWIYGEPLCKVLVSFFYGNMYCSILFITCLSVQRYWVVVHPLSQQRKNNKVAVGVCVVIWAFIWLTTTPLYLYDHTAKLKDPNITTCHDVNFIQDPLNPFPSVQFPYYYFTFMGMVVFLVPCIVIIVAYVLLLRALGNRMEDSTAAKNHHKAVVLIVIVLVTFLVCFIPSNIMLVVHYSLLKDGVKNNGYGFYISTLCLASLNSCLDPFIYYFVSEDFRNHVKNTLLCRSSRTVERMRVSFSSMKYSRKSKSYVSDSGNTQSSSC, from the exons ATGGGAAAACTAACACAGAGCAGACAAGGCAGGCGGGTCAGACGTGACGTCCGAACAGTTGGTCTCGGGGTGTGTCCTTCCAGCTGCAGGTGTTATTCCACATATAAGAAGTTGTTGACGGTAGACGGTAACAAAGAGCGGGAGAGCGTCGCAGACATGGATTTTACTCGGTTATTGTCGCTGCTGATCCTTTTCTGCTGGTTTTCCGTCTCTGATGCCAAAG GTAAAGGACGGGGGTTCATCGGGTTTCAGGACCCTGAAAACTCTGGACAAGTTGTTGTGGACCAGGCAACATCTGACACACTGAAGAGTAGCCTCACCACAGTCTTCCTCCCAATTACCTACATCATTGTGTTTGCGGTGGGGCTTCCTGCCAACGGCATGGCCATCTGGGTATTTCTCTTTAGGACCAAGAAGAAGCACCCATCATCGATCTACATGGCcaacctggctctgtctgacCTGCTTTTTGTCATTTGGACGCCCCTAAAAATTTCTTACCATTTGAACGGCAACAACTGGATCTACGGAGAGCCGCTGTGCAAAGTCCTCGTGAGCTTCTTCTATGGAAACATGTATTGCTCCATTCTTTTCATCACCTGCCTCAGTGTGCAGAGGTACTGGGTTGTGGTCCACCCTCTGTCCCAGCAGAGGAAGAACAACAAAGTGGCTGTTGGTGTCTGTGTGGTCATCTGGGCTTTCATCTGGCTCACCACTACGCCTCTGTACCTGTATGACCACACCGCCAAACTCAAAGACCCCAACATAACCACGTGCCACGATGTCAACTTTATACAGGACCCCCTCAATCCATTCCCTTCCGTCCAGTTCCCCTACTACTACTTCACATTCATGGGTATGGTTGTGTTCCTCGTCCCTTGTATAGTGATCATTGTGGCCTATGTTCTGTTGCTCAGGGCTCTGGGGAACCGCATGGAGGACAGTACGGCAGCAAAGAACCACCACAAAGCCGTGGTTTTGATTGTGATCGTCCTGGTGACATTCCTGGTGTGTTTCATCCCCAGTAACATCATGCTGGTGGTGCATTACTCTCTACTTAAGGATGGAGTGAAAAATAATGGCTATGGCTTCTACATCTCCACATTATGCCTGGCCAGCCTCAACAGCTGCCTGGACCCGTTTATCTactactttgtgtctgaggACTTCAGAAACCACGTGAAGAACACTCTGCTgtgcaggagcagcaggacTGTGGAGCGGATGAGAGTTTCATTCAGTTCCATGAAATATTCCAGGAAGAGCAAGTCATATGTGTCGGATAGTGGGAACACACAGAGCAGTAGCTGTTAA
- the LOC122865405 gene encoding proteinase-activated receptor 2-like — MTRWFQLFLLLCCGQTCLSQKEDRGFTGTETDDGVWVTPQAKEVLSSRLTTVFLPIIYIFVFVVGLPTNTMAIWVFLFRTKKKHPSSIYMANLALADLLFVIWVPLKIAYHFNGNNWIYGEGLCKVLVAFFYGNMYCSISFIACISVQRYWAVVHPLDQQRDNRVAVAVAVSVAVWVVVWLLTIPLYLYDQEVYVTNLDILTCHDVTRPSQRKIAAGYFLTMGTVGFVAPTVVCIVSYVLMLKALRNSMADPAIAKKRRKAVVLIITVLVMFLVCFTPSNVMLLVHYILLLGEVHNSLYGFYIITLCLASLNSSFDPFVYYFISEDFREHVKNTFLCRSERTVERMRVSFSALKYSKKSNTYTSDPGNTQSTDLCEES; from the exons ATGACACGATGGTTTCAGCTGTTTCTCCTTTTGTGTTGCGGACAGACTTGCCTGTCGCAGAAAG aggacagaggcTTCACTGGAACAGAGACCGATGATGGGGTGTGGGTCACCCCCCAAGCCAAAGAAGTCCTGAGCAGTCGTCTTACAACCGTCTTCCTCCCAATCATCTACATCTTCGTGTTTGTTGTGGGGCTGCCCACCAACACCATGGCAATCTGGGTATTCCTCTTCAGGACCAAGAAAAAGCACCCGTCATCGATCTACATGGCCAACTTGGCTCTGGCTGACCTGCTCTTTGTCATCTGGGTCCCCTTAAAAATAGCGTACCACTTCAACGGCAACAACTGGATCTACGGAGAGGGCCTGTGCAAAGTGCTGGTGGCATTTTTCTACGGCAACATGTACTGCTCCATCTCCTTCATCGCCTGTATAAGTGTTCAGCGTTACTGGGCTGTGGTCCACCCACTCGACCAGCAGAGGGACAACCGTGTAGCTGTAGCTGTTGCCGTCTCCGTCGCAGTCTGGGTGGTGGTCTGGCTTCTCACGATCCCTCTCTACCTGTACGATCAAGAGGTCTATGTTACAAACCTCGACATCCTCACCTGCCACGACGTCACCAGGCCCAGTCAGAGGAAAATAGCAGCTGGCTACTTCTTGACGATGGGAACTGTGGGATTTGTGGCTCCCACCGTCGTGTGCATCGTATCCTACGTCCTCATGCTCAAGGCTCTCAGGAACAGCATGGCGGATCCAGCCATCGCCAAGAAGCGACGAAAGGCTGTGGTCTTGATCATCACCGTGTTGGTTATGTTTTTAGTGTGCTTCACCCCCAGTAATGTCATGTTGCTGGTGCACTACATCCTCCTTTTGGGTGAGGTTCACAACAGCTTGTATGGATTTTACATCATCACCCTGTGCTTGGCGAGTCTCAACAGCTCTTTCGACCCTTTTGTCTACTATTTCATCTCTGAGGACTTTAGGGAGCATGTGAAGAACACGTTCCTCTGCAGGAGTGAGAGGACAGTGGAGAGGATGAGGGTCTCCTTCAGTGCTCTGAAGTACTCCAAGAAGAGCAACACATATACATCAGACCCAGGGAACACTCAGAGCACTGACTTGTGTGAGGAAAGTTAG